Proteins co-encoded in one Rhodococcus sp. PAMC28707 genomic window:
- a CDS encoding histidinol-phosphate transaminase, translating to MSAVAGRSITVDDLPLRESLRGQSAYGAPQLKVPVQLNTNENPYPPTQALVDDVAESVRVAAAQLHRYPDRDAVALRTALAEYLSSQTGIAVDTANVWAANGSNEILQQLLQAFGGPGRTSLGFVPSYSMHPILASGTQTEWVEANRRDDFSLDIDYAVSVIGDRNPDVVFVTSPNNPTGHSIGEADLRRILDAANGIVIVDEAYAEFSALPSALGLIGDYPSKLVVSRTMSKAFAFAGGRLGYLAAAPAVVEAMLLVRLPYHLSVITQAAALAALRHAKETLGSVARLSAERDRVMAALTDMGYDVIPSDANFVLFGRFADSAATWQRYLDDGVLIRDVGIAGYLRTTIGLDAENDRFLEVSARLARTELQTEQEVESTR from the coding sequence TACCAACGAGAATCCGTATCCGCCCACCCAGGCCCTGGTGGACGATGTAGCCGAGTCGGTCCGTGTTGCAGCTGCTCAGCTGCACCGGTACCCGGATCGCGACGCCGTCGCCCTTCGTACGGCACTGGCCGAGTACCTGAGCTCGCAAACCGGAATTGCGGTGGACACGGCCAATGTCTGGGCTGCGAACGGGTCCAACGAGATCCTTCAACAGCTTCTGCAGGCATTCGGCGGGCCGGGGCGAACATCGCTCGGCTTCGTGCCGTCGTATTCGATGCACCCGATCCTCGCGTCCGGAACTCAGACCGAGTGGGTCGAGGCGAATCGGCGAGACGACTTCTCGCTCGATATCGACTACGCCGTCAGTGTGATCGGCGATCGCAACCCCGACGTCGTCTTCGTGACGAGCCCCAACAATCCGACCGGGCACAGCATCGGTGAAGCGGATCTACGACGGATACTCGATGCTGCGAACGGCATCGTCATCGTCGACGAGGCGTATGCGGAGTTCTCGGCCTTGCCGAGCGCACTGGGTCTGATCGGGGACTACCCGAGCAAGCTCGTGGTGAGTCGGACGATGAGCAAGGCCTTCGCTTTCGCCGGTGGCAGACTCGGCTATCTCGCTGCAGCGCCGGCCGTGGTGGAGGCAATGTTGTTGGTGCGCTTGCCTTATCACCTTTCTGTCATCACCCAGGCCGCGGCGTTGGCTGCTCTTCGGCATGCGAAGGAAACTCTCGGAAGTGTTGCCCGTCTGTCGGCCGAACGCGATCGGGTCATGGCTGCGCTCACCGATATGGGATACGACGTCATTCCCAGTGACGCCAATTTCGTTCTGTTCGGCCGGTTTGCCGACTCAGCGGCGACGTGGCAGCGCTATCTCGACGACGGGGTGCTGATCAGGGACGTCGGCATCGCCGGTTATCTGCGCACCACGATCGGCCTCGACGCCGAAAACGATCGATTCCTCGAGGTGAGTGCGAGACTTGCACGCACCGAACTGCAGACCGAACAAGAAGTGGAGTCCACAAGATGA
- the priA gene encoding bifunctional 1-(5-phosphoribosyl)-5-((5-phosphoribosylamino)methylideneamino)imidazole-4-carboxamide isomerase/phosphoribosylanthranilate isomerase PriA: MSLVLLPAVDVAGGEAVRLVQGEAGSETKYGSPRDAALAWQRDGAEWVHLVDLDAAFGRGSNRELLADVVGELDVKVELSGGIRDDESLRAALATGCARVNLGTAALEDPEWCSRAIGEFGDRVAVGLDVLIVDGANRLRGRGWVSDGGDLWEVLERLERDGCSRYVVTDVTKDGTLTGPNLELLSQVCAKTDAPVIASGGVSTIDDLRAIADLVDVGVEGSIVGKALYAGRFTLPDALAAVSG; this comes from the coding sequence GTGAGCCTGGTCCTATTGCCTGCTGTAGATGTCGCAGGCGGCGAAGCTGTCCGTCTCGTTCAGGGAGAGGCGGGGAGCGAAACCAAGTACGGATCCCCGCGGGATGCCGCACTTGCGTGGCAGAGGGACGGTGCCGAGTGGGTGCATCTCGTCGATCTCGATGCGGCCTTCGGTCGTGGTTCCAACCGCGAGTTGCTCGCGGACGTCGTCGGTGAGCTGGACGTCAAGGTGGAATTGTCCGGAGGCATCCGCGACGACGAGTCACTGAGAGCTGCGCTCGCCACTGGCTGTGCACGGGTGAACCTCGGCACTGCGGCGCTCGAGGATCCCGAGTGGTGTTCGCGTGCCATCGGCGAGTTCGGTGATCGTGTTGCGGTCGGACTCGATGTGCTCATCGTCGACGGTGCGAACCGGTTGCGCGGCCGCGGTTGGGTCAGCGACGGCGGTGACCTGTGGGAGGTTCTCGAGCGTCTCGAGCGCGACGGATGTTCGCGGTACGTCGTTACCGACGTGACCAAAGACGGAACGCTCACCGGACCGAACCTCGAACTGTTGAGCCAGGTGTGCGCGAAGACCGACGCACCCGTAATTGCCTCCGGTGGCGTGTCGACCATCGATGATCTTCGCGCGATCGCGGACTTGGTGGATGTCGGTGTCGAGGGCTCGATCGTCGGAAAAGCTTTGTACGCAGGACGTTTCACATTGCCGGACGCCCTCGCGGCAGTATCCGGATAG
- the hisB gene encoding imidazoleglycerol-phosphate dehydratase HisB yields the protein MTTEPRIARIERATKESDISVELNLDGTGVVDISTGVPFFDHMLTALGTHARFDLTVHAKGDIEIEAHHTVEDTAIVLGQALGRALGDKAGITRFGDAFIPMDETLAHASVDVSGRPYCVHTGEPDYMVHSIIGGYPGVPYATVINRHVFESLAMNARIALHVRVLYGRDQHHITEAEFKAVARALREAVEYDPRMTGIPSTKGTL from the coding sequence ATGACCACGGAGCCCAGGATCGCGCGTATCGAACGCGCGACGAAAGAGTCCGATATTTCGGTCGAGTTGAACCTCGACGGCACCGGTGTCGTCGACATCTCCACTGGGGTGCCGTTCTTCGACCACATGCTCACTGCCCTCGGCACACACGCCCGGTTCGACCTCACGGTGCACGCCAAAGGTGACATCGAGATCGAAGCCCATCACACCGTCGAGGACACCGCGATCGTGCTCGGCCAGGCACTCGGTCGGGCGTTGGGTGACAAAGCGGGGATCACCAGATTCGGTGATGCGTTCATTCCGATGGATGAGACCCTCGCACATGCGTCCGTGGATGTTTCCGGCCGGCCGTATTGCGTGCACACCGGTGAGCCCGACTACATGGTCCATTCGATCATCGGCGGCTATCCCGGAGTTCCCTACGCGACGGTGATCAATCGTCACGTCTTCGAGTCGCTGGCGATGAACGCGCGCATCGCGCTGCACGTGCGTGTGTTGTACGGACGCGATCAGCATCACATCACCGAGGCCGAGTTCAAGGCCGTGGCTCGAGCGTTGCGTGAAGCAGTCGAGTACGACCCGAGGATGACCGGAATTCCATCCACCAAGGGCACTTTGTGA
- the hisI gene encoding phosphoribosyl-AMP cyclohydrolase: MTLDPAIAARLKRNEAGLFSAVAQERSTGSVLMVAWMDDEALARTLETRKGTYYSRSREQYWVKGETSGHTQYVHEVRLDCDGDTVLLVVDQEGAACHTGDHTCFDSDVLLS, translated from the coding sequence ATGACTCTCGACCCGGCAATCGCAGCCCGTCTCAAGCGAAACGAGGCGGGCCTGTTCAGCGCGGTCGCGCAGGAACGCAGTACGGGCAGTGTGCTCATGGTGGCATGGATGGACGACGAGGCTCTCGCACGCACCCTCGAGACTCGTAAGGGCACGTACTACTCCCGCTCACGTGAGCAGTACTGGGTCAAGGGGGAGACGTCGGGACATACGCAGTACGTGCACGAGGTGCGCCTCGATTGCGACGGCGATACCGTCCTGCTGGTGGTCGATCAGGAAGGCGCCGCCTGCCATACCGGAGACCACACGTGCTTCGACTCGGACGTGTTGCTCAGCTGA
- the trpC gene encoding indole-3-glycerol phosphate synthase TrpC, protein MTVLDSILDGVRADVAARESVVDFAAVKAAALKAPAPLDATAALHEDGIGVIAEVKRASPSKGALADIGDPAVLAQAYELGGARIISVLTEERRFNGSLADLDAVRKAVSIPVLRKDFIVGPYQIHEARAHGADVILLIVAALEQQALASLLDRTESLGMTALVEVHTEAEADRALEAGATIIGINARNLKTLEIDRDSFGRIAPGLPSEIIRVAESGVRGTADLLAYAGAGADAVLVGEGLVTSGDPRTAVSDLVTAGTHPSCPKPAR, encoded by the coding sequence ATGACTGTTCTCGATTCGATTCTGGACGGTGTTCGCGCCGATGTCGCGGCACGTGAATCGGTTGTCGATTTCGCTGCTGTGAAGGCTGCGGCTCTGAAAGCGCCTGCACCGCTCGATGCGACCGCGGCACTGCACGAGGACGGAATCGGCGTTATCGCCGAGGTCAAGCGCGCAAGCCCGTCGAAGGGCGCATTGGCCGACATAGGGGACCCGGCAGTGCTGGCTCAGGCATATGAGCTGGGTGGGGCAAGAATCATCAGCGTTCTCACCGAGGAACGCAGATTCAACGGTTCGCTGGCCGACCTCGACGCCGTGCGCAAAGCAGTGAGCATTCCGGTGCTGCGCAAGGACTTCATCGTGGGGCCCTATCAAATTCACGAGGCGCGTGCCCACGGAGCCGATGTCATTCTGCTGATCGTCGCAGCGTTGGAACAGCAGGCGCTCGCGTCTCTGCTCGATCGGACCGAGTCGCTCGGTATGACGGCTCTCGTCGAGGTACACACCGAAGCTGAAGCCGATCGTGCTCTCGAGGCGGGCGCCACCATCATCGGGATCAACGCCCGCAACCTCAAGACCCTCGAGATCGACCGAGACAGTTTCGGCCGAATCGCTCCCGGACTGCCCAGCGAAATCATTCGAGTCGCCGAGTCCGGCGTCCGCGGGACGGCAGATCTTCTCGCCTACGCAGGCGCAGGTGCCGACGCTGTGCTAGTGGGTGAGGGACTCGTCACCAGCGGTGATCCGCGTACTGCCGTATCCGATCTGGTGACCGCAGGAACTCATCCGTCCTGCCCTAAGCCTGCACGCTGA
- the hisH gene encoding imidazole glycerol phosphate synthase subunit HisH — MKSVVLLDYGSGNLHSAKRALDRVGADVTVTADPKAALACDGLVVPGVGAFAACMEGLLSVKGDRIIGQRLAGGRPVLGICVGMQIMFERGVEFGIEAAGCGEWPGTVDRLAAPVLPHMGWNTVRAPEKSVLFDGIDAETRFYFVHSYAAQRWELEPSEVLADPMLTWADHGGDFLAAVENGPLSATQFHPEKSGDAGAALLKNWVDSL, encoded by the coding sequence ATGAAATCTGTGGTGTTGCTCGACTACGGCTCGGGCAATCTGCACTCCGCGAAGCGGGCACTGGATCGAGTCGGTGCCGACGTCACCGTCACTGCCGACCCGAAGGCTGCGCTTGCTTGCGATGGTCTCGTGGTTCCTGGGGTCGGCGCGTTTGCGGCGTGCATGGAAGGTCTGCTGTCGGTCAAGGGTGATCGGATCATCGGTCAACGGTTGGCCGGTGGGCGCCCGGTACTCGGCATCTGCGTCGGGATGCAGATCATGTTCGAACGGGGTGTCGAATTCGGGATCGAGGCGGCAGGCTGCGGTGAGTGGCCTGGCACCGTCGACCGGCTTGCGGCACCGGTTTTACCTCACATGGGATGGAATACCGTCCGCGCTCCCGAGAAGAGCGTCCTATTCGATGGTATCGATGCCGAGACTCGCTTCTACTTCGTTCACTCGTACGCGGCGCAGCGTTGGGAACTCGAGCCGTCGGAGGTCTTGGCGGACCCGATGCTGACTTGGGCCGACCATGGTGGTGATTTCCTCGCCGCGGTCGAGAACGGTCCATTGTCGGCCACCCAGTTCCATCCGGAGAAGTCCGGGGACGCAGGGGCCGCACTGTTGAAGAACTGGGTCGACTCGCTATGA
- a CDS encoding MarR family transcriptional regulator: protein MNVTAESAEPRWLTDDQQTAWRSLVALLTRLPAALDTQLQRDSGLTHFDYFVLSVLSENPDRRIQLRDLAKFANASLSRLSHVVTKLEKVGWVRRESIPGSRGSYAVLTDGGMDKVVESAPAHVATVQALLFEGLGDSEVARLAALSDIMLRQLDKGIAEGTGKA from the coding sequence ATGAACGTGACGGCAGAAAGCGCCGAACCTCGTTGGCTCACCGACGATCAGCAAACTGCGTGGCGATCGCTGGTAGCGCTCCTGACACGACTCCCTGCCGCCCTCGATACTCAGCTGCAACGAGATTCGGGGCTCACCCACTTCGACTACTTCGTACTGTCCGTTCTCTCCGAAAATCCGGATCGGCGTATCCAACTACGCGATTTGGCCAAGTTCGCCAACGCTTCCCTCTCCCGCCTCTCGCACGTGGTCACCAAACTCGAGAAGGTGGGCTGGGTGCGCCGCGAGAGCATCCCCGGCAGCAGAGGTTCGTACGCAGTGCTCACCGACGGCGGGATGGACAAGGTCGTCGAATCCGCACCCGCTCACGTCGCCACAGTTCAAGCATTGCTGTTCGAAGGACTCGGCGACTCCGAAGTCGCTCGACTAGCCGCACTCAGCGACATCATGCTCCGCCAACTCGACAAAGGCATTGCCGAAGGAACAGGCAAAGCCTGA
- a CDS encoding anthranilate synthase component I translates to MHGETTTLPGADDGVDRGATTSRAEFRELAAEHRVVPVVRKVLADSETPLSAYRKLGGDRPGTFLLESAENGRSWSRWSFIGAGTPAALTVEDGEAVWRGNVPAGVPSGGDPLEVLGRTLELLRSERLPDLPPLTGGMVGYLGYDAVRRIERLPEHAQDDLHVPEMVMLLATDIAAVDHHEGAITLIANAVNWDGTVDRVDEAYDDAIARLDRMCADLAAPASSTVSTMARPKPEYRRQRTSEGFGKDVHRLVEEIEAGEAFQVVLSQRFEMDTDAAPIDVYRMLRASNPSPYMYLMHVPGADGETAFSIVGSSPEALVTVVDGLATTHPIAGTRWRGDSEEEDVLLEKDLLADEKENAEHLMLVDLGRNDLGRVCTPGTVRVSEYRHIERYSHVMHLVSTVAGRLAEGKQALDAVKACFPAGTLSGAPKVRAMELIDELEPTRRGVYGGIVGYLDFSGDADTAIAIRTALIKDGTAYVQAGAGVVADSVAEYEDTEAKNKAMAVLGAVAAAQSLRPVGGTDR, encoded by the coding sequence ATGCATGGCGAGACCACGACACTGCCCGGTGCTGACGACGGCGTCGACAGGGGGGCGACGACCAGTCGAGCAGAATTCCGAGAACTTGCCGCCGAACATCGCGTCGTTCCGGTGGTTCGGAAGGTTCTCGCCGATTCCGAAACTCCGCTGTCCGCCTACCGCAAGCTAGGCGGAGATCGTCCGGGCACCTTCCTGTTGGAGTCGGCGGAGAACGGTCGTTCGTGGTCGCGTTGGTCGTTCATCGGGGCTGGCACGCCCGCAGCTTTGACCGTCGAAGACGGGGAAGCAGTGTGGCGGGGCAACGTCCCCGCCGGCGTCCCGTCGGGCGGTGACCCTCTTGAGGTCCTCGGTAGGACGCTCGAGCTGCTCCGTTCCGAACGGCTGCCGGATCTGCCGCCGCTTACCGGCGGAATGGTCGGGTACCTCGGGTACGACGCGGTCCGCCGGATCGAACGACTCCCCGAACATGCCCAGGACGATCTGCACGTACCCGAGATGGTCATGCTGCTGGCGACCGATATCGCCGCGGTCGATCATCACGAGGGTGCGATCACGCTCATCGCCAACGCGGTCAACTGGGATGGCACCGTCGACCGCGTGGACGAGGCTTACGACGACGCGATCGCCCGGCTCGATCGGATGTGTGCGGATCTGGCAGCGCCAGCCTCGTCGACGGTGTCGACCATGGCACGTCCGAAACCCGAGTATCGGCGGCAGCGTACCTCCGAGGGCTTCGGCAAAGATGTGCATCGGCTCGTCGAGGAGATCGAGGCCGGTGAAGCTTTTCAGGTGGTGTTGTCACAGCGCTTCGAAATGGATACCGACGCAGCTCCCATCGATGTCTATCGGATGTTGCGTGCCTCGAACCCGAGTCCTTACATGTACTTGATGCATGTACCCGGTGCCGACGGTGAGACGGCGTTCTCGATCGTGGGTTCGAGCCCTGAGGCGCTCGTGACCGTCGTCGACGGTCTGGCGACGACGCATCCGATCGCGGGGACCAGGTGGCGCGGCGACTCCGAGGAGGAGGACGTTCTTCTCGAGAAGGACCTGCTGGCGGACGAGAAGGAGAACGCCGAGCACCTGATGCTCGTCGATCTGGGACGCAACGACCTCGGCCGAGTCTGCACGCCGGGCACCGTTCGGGTCAGCGAGTATCGGCATATCGAGCGGTACAGCCACGTCATGCACCTCGTGTCGACAGTTGCCGGTCGACTCGCGGAGGGCAAGCAGGCACTGGACGCGGTCAAGGCATGCTTCCCGGCGGGCACGCTGTCGGGTGCTCCCAAAGTTCGGGCCATGGAATTGATCGACGAATTGGAGCCGACCAGACGCGGCGTCTATGGGGGAATAGTGGGGTATCTCGATTTCTCCGGTGACGCCGACACTGCCATCGCCATTCGTACCGCGCTCATCAAGGATGGGACGGCGTACGTGCAAGCGGGTGCTGGTGTCGTGGCAGATTCGGTCGCCGAGTACGAGGACACCGAGGCCAAGAACAAGGCGATGGCGGTACTCGGTGCTGTGGCGGCCGCGCAGTCGCTCCGCCCGGTGGGAGGGACAGACCGGTGA
- the hisF gene encoding imidazole glycerol phosphate synthase subunit HisF has protein sequence MTVAVRVIPCLDVDAGRVVKGVNFENLRDAGDPVALAAAYDAQGADELTFLDVTASTSDRGTMLDVVSRTAEQVFIPLTVGGGVRTVDDVDRLLRAGADKVSVNTAAIARPELLRELSERFGSQCIVLSVDARTVPDGQPDTPSGWEVTTHGGKRGTGIDAVEWATRGAELGVGEILLNSMDADGTKAGFDLPMIAAVRAAVHVPVIASGGAGAVEHFSPAVTAGADAVLAASVFHFGDLTIGQVKAAMRGDGIVVR, from the coding sequence ATGACCGTAGCCGTGCGTGTGATTCCGTGTCTGGACGTCGACGCCGGACGCGTCGTCAAAGGTGTGAACTTCGAGAATCTGCGCGATGCCGGTGATCCGGTGGCGCTCGCCGCCGCATACGACGCCCAGGGCGCCGACGAACTCACGTTCCTGGATGTGACGGCATCCACGTCGGATCGAGGCACGATGCTCGATGTCGTCAGTCGGACGGCCGAGCAGGTGTTCATCCCGCTCACCGTCGGTGGCGGTGTGCGGACCGTGGACGATGTGGATCGTTTGCTGCGTGCAGGGGCGGACAAGGTAAGTGTCAACACCGCAGCTATTGCTCGTCCCGAATTGCTACGTGAGTTGAGCGAGCGATTCGGTTCGCAGTGCATCGTGCTCTCTGTGGACGCACGAACCGTTCCCGACGGGCAACCGGATACTCCTTCGGGCTGGGAGGTGACCACACATGGCGGAAAGCGTGGGACCGGGATCGATGCGGTCGAATGGGCTACGCGCGGTGCGGAACTCGGAGTCGGTGAGATTCTGCTCAATTCGATGGATGCCGACGGCACGAAGGCGGGCTTCGACCTGCCGATGATCGCGGCTGTTCGCGCAGCTGTGCACGTCCCGGTCATCGCGAGCGGGGGAGCAGGCGCGGTGGAGCATTTTTCACCGGCGGTCACTGCAGGTGCAGACGCAGTACTCGCGGCCAGCGTATTTCACTTCGGTGATCTGACGATCGGTCAGGTCAAAGCCGCAATGCGCGGCGACGGCATCGTTGTTCGCTGA
- a CDS encoding peroxiredoxin → MKPGDKVLDFTLPDQSGTPRSLDALLQDGPLVLFFYPGALTPGCTAEACHFRDLATEFAEVGASRAGISNDTVAKQAEFADVKSFDYPLLSDEDGSIATQFGVKRGLLGKLSPVKRSTFVIDTDRTLLESFSSEFRFEAHADHALEFLRARAKK, encoded by the coding sequence ATGAAACCAGGTGACAAAGTCCTCGACTTCACACTTCCCGACCAGAGCGGCACGCCCCGTTCGCTCGATGCCCTGTTGCAGGACGGTCCGCTGGTGCTGTTCTTCTACCCGGGCGCACTGACTCCCGGATGCACAGCGGAGGCTTGCCATTTCCGTGATCTCGCAACCGAATTTGCCGAAGTCGGTGCGTCACGAGCCGGAATCAGCAACGACACCGTCGCCAAACAGGCCGAATTCGCTGATGTGAAATCCTTCGACTACCCACTTCTGTCCGACGAGGACGGTTCCATCGCAACGCAATTCGGCGTCAAGCGCGGACTTCTCGGCAAGCTGTCTCCAGTGAAGCGGTCCACTTTCGTCATCGACACCGACCGCACCCTCCTCGAGTCCTTCTCGAGCGAATTTCGGTTCGAAGCGCACGCCGACCATGCCCTCGAATTTCTACGAGCCCGAGCGAAGAAGTAG
- a CDS encoding TIGR02234 family membrane protein produces MAVVLLLIGAACLWGSSRMTWVHVTSFDGLGEERSTDLLGSAWAAASTPLALALLAAVAASFAVKGIASRVLAILVLLVAVGAGLPALESLLGEVSDSKAASIAELPARAEVTSTVAFALPAVLALIGAVSALFAAVALFRKPTTRKVLSSKYDAPASRREEVARRAKSAADGTGANGEGEDLTERMLWDALDAGEDPTDESGTRNS; encoded by the coding sequence GTGGCCGTCGTTCTCCTACTCATCGGTGCAGCCTGCCTGTGGGGAAGTTCGAGGATGACGTGGGTGCACGTAACTTCGTTCGATGGGCTGGGGGAGGAACGATCGACGGATCTGCTCGGTAGTGCGTGGGCTGCGGCATCCACACCTCTTGCACTAGCGCTTCTGGCGGCCGTCGCAGCGTCCTTCGCGGTCAAGGGGATTGCGTCGAGAGTTCTCGCAATTCTCGTTCTGCTCGTTGCCGTCGGCGCGGGCCTGCCTGCACTGGAATCTCTGCTCGGCGAAGTCTCCGATTCCAAGGCAGCCAGTATTGCCGAACTCCCGGCGCGTGCGGAGGTGACTTCGACGGTTGCGTTCGCCTTGCCCGCTGTCCTTGCTTTGATCGGCGCAGTGAGTGCCCTGTTTGCGGCCGTCGCGCTGTTTCGGAAACCGACCACGCGGAAGGTATTGTCCTCGAAGTACGACGCTCCAGCCAGTCGCCGCGAGGAAGTTGCACGTCGAGCCAAGTCCGCGGCAGACGGCACCGGGGCGAACGGGGAGGGAGAAGACTTGACCGAACGAATGCTGTGGGATGCCCTCGACGCGGGCGAGGACCCCACCGACGAGTCCGGCACCCGGAATTCGTGA
- a CDS encoding MFS transporter, with amino-acid sequence MVMGAAAFGGFGLLLPVVPLAISENGGSDALAGASTAIFMATTVTTQLLVPRLLRRFGHRLVLAAGCALLGLPAIVFVVSVAAGPALAISAVRGVGFGMLTVAGAALVAELAPAAQLGRATGAQGIAIAFSQMITLPVGLAVFSVAPTLVYVLGALVPMLGLIGIAFLPRIRPVPRSRGSHAEVRTGSVQFVIPCLAIAAASASFGGLTTLLPIAESERASLIGIALSVVSGAMLVGRYGAGWIADRIGIGRSLAPALVGVAVGVAVFAFAVSGSTPGAVFLIAAVIFGVGYGATQNDSLVMVFNAAGPERYSQASAAWNIGFDAGTGAGAMALGLIVGTAGYTAGFGMAATVAAIMAVAVAISARRATDRLAA; translated from the coding sequence ATGGTCATGGGCGCAGCCGCGTTCGGCGGATTCGGTCTTCTTCTGCCCGTGGTTCCACTGGCGATTTCGGAAAACGGCGGTTCGGACGCGTTGGCAGGCGCAAGCACTGCAATCTTCATGGCCACCACCGTCACTACGCAACTGCTGGTTCCTCGCCTTCTGCGACGGTTCGGCCACCGACTCGTCCTCGCTGCCGGCTGCGCACTGTTGGGTTTGCCTGCGATCGTGTTCGTCGTGTCGGTCGCCGCGGGACCCGCGTTGGCTATTTCTGCCGTGCGCGGTGTCGGCTTCGGAATGCTCACGGTTGCGGGTGCGGCCTTGGTCGCCGAGCTGGCACCAGCGGCGCAGTTGGGTCGAGCAACGGGAGCCCAGGGAATCGCTATCGCGTTCTCGCAGATGATCACTCTCCCCGTGGGTCTTGCTGTCTTCTCCGTCGCCCCGACCCTCGTGTACGTCCTCGGGGCACTGGTACCGATGCTGGGGCTGATCGGGATTGCATTTCTGCCTCGAATTCGTCCGGTGCCTCGGTCGAGAGGGTCCCATGCCGAGGTTCGAACCGGCTCAGTGCAGTTCGTCATCCCGTGCCTCGCCATCGCAGCGGCGTCGGCGTCGTTCGGGGGACTGACGACTTTGTTGCCGATCGCAGAATCCGAGCGCGCTTCGTTGATCGGCATCGCGCTCTCGGTTGTCAGCGGGGCGATGCTCGTCGGCCGTTACGGGGCGGGCTGGATCGCCGATCGGATCGGAATCGGTCGGTCGCTTGCACCCGCATTGGTGGGAGTTGCGGTGGGCGTGGCGGTCTTCGCCTTCGCGGTGTCGGGCAGTACTCCTGGTGCGGTGTTTCTCATCGCTGCCGTCATCTTCGGTGTCGGATACGGAGCCACCCAGAACGACAGCTTGGTGATGGTGTTCAACGCCGCAGGACCGGAGCGATACAGCCAAGCCAGCGCCGCCTGGAACATCGGTTTCGACGCCGGCACCGGCGCCGGTGCAATGGCTCTGGGGCTCATCGTCGGAACGGCCGGATACACCGCCGGGTTCGGGATGGCCGCAACCGTGGCGGCGATCATGGCGGTAGCGGTGGCGATATCGGCTCGACGAGCGACCGATAGACTCGCGGCATGA
- a CDS encoding inositol monophosphatase family protein, with product MSLPLDPQRLLSIASGLLDGTQDRFVAGVGAPSAIQKGPDDFATAVDLELERRLSAELFEQTGIPVHGEEFGGPDLNEGPVWVLDPIDGTFNYSAGLPSAGTLLALLDDGVPVLGLTWLPLIQQRFTATVGGPIHLNGVAVPRLEERSLRDSMIGFGAFNIASRGRTPGLYRVRILEELSRVSSRIRMHGSTGIDLAYTASGVLGGCVVFGHQAWDNAAGALLVKAAGGVVTDLAGEPWTIESKSVVAASPGAHEELLNVISALGDPADFLEGRVR from the coding sequence ATGAGCCTCCCTCTGGACCCGCAGCGACTGCTGAGCATCGCAAGCGGATTGCTCGACGGCACACAGGATCGGTTCGTCGCCGGTGTCGGTGCCCCCAGCGCCATCCAGAAGGGGCCCGATGATTTTGCCACGGCCGTCGATCTCGAGTTGGAACGACGGCTGAGCGCAGAGCTGTTCGAGCAGACCGGGATTCCGGTGCACGGTGAAGAGTTCGGTGGTCCAGACCTGAACGAAGGCCCGGTCTGGGTCCTCGATCCGATCGACGGCACTTTCAACTACTCGGCCGGATTGCCCTCTGCCGGAACATTGTTGGCACTTCTCGACGACGGTGTGCCGGTGCTCGGCCTGACGTGGTTGCCGCTGATTCAGCAGCGTTTCACCGCTACCGTAGGTGGGCCGATCCATCTCAACGGCGTTGCTGTACCGCGTCTCGAGGAGCGCTCGCTCAGGGACTCGATGATCGGCTTCGGCGCGTTCAACATCGCGAGCCGGGGACGGACGCCCGGGCTGTACCGGGTCCGGATTCTCGAAGAGCTCTCCCGGGTGTCCTCTCGCATCCGAATGCACGGATCCACCGGAATCGACTTGGCGTACACCGCCAGCGGGGTTCTCGGCGGATGCGTCGTATTCGGACATCAAGCATGGGACAACGCTGCAGGCGCGCTTCTCGTCAAGGCGGCCGGGGGCGTGGTCACCGACCTGGCCGGCGAACCGTGGACCATCGAGTCGAAGTCGGTCGTAGCGGCGTCGCCGGGTGCGCACGAAGAACTGTTGAACGTGATCAGTGCATTGGGAGATCCAGCTGACTTTCTCGAAGGGCGTGTTCGATGA